One Flagellimonas sp. CMM7 genomic region harbors:
- a CDS encoding sulfatase-like hydrolase/transferase encodes MKHLFLLLLIINITGCTGNNKEQQKQPPTNILFLFADDQRGHTIRALGNDQVITPNLDKLVKGGTSFDNTYVMGSMVGAVCAPSRAMLMTGRTLFNIDPTGHSIDTSHVTLPKTLSSVDYNTFHIGKWHNGRPAFNRSFGDGSKIFFGGMHSQYNVPTYEYNMEEHYDKSHQNELSPVHSSELYADAAVNFLENYSNENPFFMYVAFQAPHDPREMPKKYLDMYDVDSITLPPNYMPQHPFDNGELDIRDEWLAGYPRTEKEVKANIAAYYAMITHLDEQIGRILQTLEEKGLAENTLIVFAGDNGLAVGQHGLMGKQNLYEHSVGVPLIFAGPGVPKGEQREALSYLSDLYPTFCAVTGADVPETVQGKSLWKVVQGKESSVRNSSFFVYKNFQRAARNNQWKIIKYNVGDKVTTQLFDLKNDPFEINNLAGNPTYANQLKDMENLLAQKMLEENDKADLSKPQWGVAVLPAWKDRVKPEIVEHLREMAKEEREKRGFVDEN; translated from the coding sequence ATGAAACACCTTTTCTTACTATTGCTTATTATCAATATAACCGGATGTACAGGCAACAACAAAGAACAACAAAAACAACCACCAACTAATATTCTTTTCCTATTCGCCGATGATCAAAGAGGACATACCATAAGAGCATTGGGAAATGATCAAGTAATAACACCAAACCTCGACAAATTAGTAAAGGGAGGGACTTCTTTTGATAATACCTATGTAATGGGATCTATGGTGGGCGCTGTATGTGCACCAAGTAGAGCCATGTTAATGACCGGCAGAACCCTTTTTAATATTGATCCAACTGGGCACTCTATAGATACAAGTCATGTTACGCTGCCTAAAACACTTTCCAGCGTAGATTATAATACATTTCATATTGGTAAATGGCATAATGGTCGCCCAGCATTCAATAGAAGTTTTGGGGATGGTTCTAAAATATTTTTTGGGGGTATGCATAGCCAGTATAACGTTCCTACCTACGAGTACAATATGGAAGAGCACTATGATAAGTCTCATCAAAATGAATTATCGCCAGTACATTCTTCTGAGCTTTATGCTGATGCAGCGGTAAATTTCTTGGAAAATTACAGCAACGAAAACCCTTTCTTTATGTATGTAGCCTTTCAGGCACCACATGATCCTAGAGAAATGCCCAAAAAATACTTAGATATGTATGATGTGGACAGCATTACCCTGCCACCTAATTACATGCCACAACATCCTTTTGATAATGGAGAGTTGGATATACGAGACGAATGGCTTGCAGGATATCCTAGAACAGAAAAAGAAGTAAAAGCCAACATCGCGGCGTACTACGCTATGATCACACATTTAGATGAACAAATCGGACGTATTCTGCAAACATTAGAAGAAAAGGGTTTGGCGGAAAACACACTAATCGTCTTTGCAGGAGACAATGGGTTAGCCGTTGGACAGCATGGCTTAATGGGTAAGCAAAATCTGTATGAGCACAGCGTAGGCGTTCCCTTAATCTTTGCGGGGCCCGGAGTGCCAAAAGGAGAGCAAAGAGAAGCGTTAAGTTATTTATCTGATTTATACCCCACTTTTTGTGCTGTAACCGGAGCCGATGTACCTGAAACTGTACAAGGGAAGAGCTTATGGAAGGTGGTACAGGGAAAGGAATCTTCCGTTCGAAATAGTAGTTTTTTTGTGTATAAAAACTTTCAACGAGCAGCTCGCAACAACCAATGGAAGATTATCAAATATAATGTAGGTGATAAAGTTACTACACAACTTTTTGATCTAAAAAATGACCCATTTGAGATCAATAATTTAGCAGGCAATCCTACATACGCCAACCAATTAAAAGACATGGAAAATCTTTTGGCGCAAAAAATGCTTGAGGAAAACGATAAAGCAGACTTAAGCAAACCACAATGGGGAGTAGCTGTATTGCCAGCATGGAAAGACAGAGTGAAACCTGAAATTGTTGAACATC